The window CCCTGGCTGCTCGGCCGTCACGAGCGGGAGGCCCGCGAATACCTCGAACCGCTCTGGACCGGGCGCCGCCGGCTGCTCTTCTGGCCCTTCGTCGGCCTCGCGGTGGTCGGTCTGCTCGGCGGCGGCACCGCGCTCGTGGTCCTGGCCCGCAGCGGGGTCGACGGCACGCTGTCGCTGCTCCAGCTCTCGGTGGCGCTCCAGGCCGTGCTGATCCCGATGCGCTTCGGTGTCTACTTCCCGGAGAGCGACGTCCAGACCCAGTACGGGCTGGCGGCCTACGACTCCCTGGTCCGCTTCGAGGCCCTGGCCCGCGCCCGCGTGCCCGCGCGGCCCGGCGTCGGCCCCGCGTCGGACTCCGCCGCCGGGACCTCGCCCGCCGGGACCTCGCCCGCCGGTATGTCGCCCACCGGGGCCTCGCCCGCGATCGACGGTCCGATCCGCTTCGAGAACGTCGCCTTCCGCTACCAGGAGGACGGCCCCGACGTGCTGCGTGGGCTGGAGCTGGAGCTGCGGCCGGGCCGATCGACCGCGATCGTCGGCCTCAACGGCTCCGGCAAGACCACCCTGGTCAAGCTGCTGGCCGGGCTCCACGAGCCGACCGAGGGCCGGGTCACCGCCGGCGGCACCGACCTCGCCGGGCTGCCCGCCGAGGCGTGGCAGCGCCGGATCGCCGTCATCTTCCAGGACTTCACGCGCTACCAGCTCACCGCCGCGGAGAACATCGGGATGGGCCGGCCGGAGCTGCTCGGCGACCGCGAGGCACTGCTCGCCGCCGCCGAACGGGCCGGAGCGGCCGAGATCGTCGCGCGGCTCCCGAAGGGCCTGGACACCGTCCTGTCCACCCAGTACGAGGGCGGCAGCGACCTCTCCGGTGGGCAGTGGCAGCGCATCGCGCTGTCCCGCGCCCTGCTCGCGGTGGACGCCGGCGCCTCGCTGCTGATCCTCGACGAGCCCACCGCGCAGCTCGACGTGCGGGCCGAAGCGGCCTTCTTCGACCGCTTCCTGGAGATGACCGAGGGCATCACCAGCGTGATCATCGCCCACCGGTTCTCCAGCGTGCGCCGCGCGGACCGGATCGTCGTGCTGGCCGACGGCGGCGTGGCGGAGAGCGGCACCCACGAGCAGCTGATGGAACTCGACGGCCGCTACGCCGAGCTGTTCAGGATCCAGGCGGAGCGGTTCGCGCGCGACGAGGAATCCGGCGACGGCCCGACCGACGCGCAGGACCCGGACGGACAGGAAGAGGACCGCACCATGCGCCCGGTGGGTGCCCGATGACCACACTGTTCCACGCCGTGCGCCGGCTGCTGAGGCTCGCCGTGCACTGCGACTCCCGCCGGCTGACCCACGCCGTTCTGCTGATGACCGTCGGCTACCTGGCCACACCGCTGATCGCGGTCAGCCTCAAGGAGCTGACCACGGCCGCCATCGACGGCACCGGCTCGGCCGCCACCTGGCTGGCGCTGACCACGGCGCTCCTGCTGGTCGTCGAACTGACGATGAATCACTTCGCCCACCTCTCCTACTTCGAGCTGGGTGAGCTGGAGGAGCTCAGCCTGCAGGCCGAGGTGATCTCGATCGCCCACGGCGACCGCGGCCTGGAGAAGCTGGACCGCGCTGACGTCGCCGACGCCCTGACCCTGATCCGC of the Kitasatospora sp. NBC_01246 genome contains:
- a CDS encoding ABC transporter ATP-binding protein — its product is MSSSVPSADAGWLGSRVRRWRAVVELLRHAGAGLLVSGAVVHLVVGLLPIAFIAWTSRVIADIPAAAAAGGTTGADWKKVAAALGIAVGAFVLQQLLTPFQTVVSEVVTRRVDGACIGRLMDGALNDLPAAELERQDVLDLLSDARSAFDRARPTPGDAAAGALALIARYAQLAGAAVMVAVTLGVLPGVMVALTALVIRFGQRGSLGRFATLLGSLAGPRRRVGYLRRAAGGPELAKETRMLGLLPWLLGRHEREAREYLEPLWTGRRRLLFWPFVGLAVVGLLGGGTALVVLARSGVDGTLSLLQLSVALQAVLIPMRFGVYFPESDVQTQYGLAAYDSLVRFEALARARVPARPGVGPASDSAAGTSPAGTSPAGMSPTGASPAIDGPIRFENVAFRYQEDGPDVLRGLELELRPGRSTAIVGLNGSGKTTLVKLLAGLHEPTEGRVTAGGTDLAGLPAEAWQRRIAVIFQDFTRYQLTAAENIGMGRPELLGDREALLAAAERAGAAEIVARLPKGLDTVLSTQYEGGSDLSGGQWQRIALSRALLAVDAGASLLILDEPTAQLDVRAEAAFFDRFLEMTEGITSVIIAHRFSSVRRADRIVVLADGGVAESGTHEQLMELDGRYAELFRIQAERFARDEESGDGPTDAQDPDGQEEDRTMRPVGAR